One Vigna unguiculata cultivar IT97K-499-35 chromosome 11, ASM411807v1, whole genome shotgun sequence DNA window includes the following coding sequences:
- the LOC114168183 gene encoding homeobox-leucine zipper protein ATHB-52 gives MGDLIFSFKTQEHGQQRAKHNKKRLTEEQVTILEKCFSSNMKLEPEQKFHLANQLGVPPRQVAIWYQNKRARWKTQNLEVDHGVLQAKLENVMAEKKQLEKDVERLKAELKKAQEMLLIGDVVKGGKNSNYNSGNNNNNNKNNNGSCCEFSTSFEEGGNSGVVLDDHECWQSGEVMQVEELYAYFMGANYGSGLHEKRA, from the coding sequence ATGGGGGATCTCATCTTCTCCTTCAAGACCCAGGAGCATGGTCAGCAGAGGGCAAAGCACAACAAGAAGAGGTTAACCGAGGAGCAGGTTACGATCCTCGAGAAATGCTTTTCTTCCAACATGAAGCTGGAGCCGGAGCAGAAGTTCCACCTCGCAAACCAACTCGGTGTTCCTCCGAGACAAGTTGCTATCTGGTACCAGAACAAAAGGGCTCGCTGGAAGACTCAGAACCTTGAGGTGGACCACGGTGTTCTTCAGGCAAAGCTTGAGAATGTGATGGCGGAAAAGAAGCAGCTGGAGAAAGACGTGGAAAGGCTCAAAGCTGAGCTCAAGAAAGCCCAAGAGATGCTGCTAATTGGTGATGTGGTGAAAGGTggaaaaaatagtaattataacagtggtaacaataataataataataagaataataatggTTCTTGCTGTGAGTTTTCAACTTCTTTTGAAGAGGGAGGGAATTCAGGTGTGGTGCTTGATGATCATGAGTGTTGGCAAAGTGGTGAGGTTATGCAGGTTGAGGAACTCTATGCTTACTTCATGGGTGCAAATTATGGGTCAGGTTTGCATGAGAAAAGGGCGTAA